The following are from one region of the SAR202 cluster bacterium genome:
- a CDS encoding 2-dehydropantoate 2-reductase: MDNTRIGVLGVGAIGGLIGGSLARAGYDVTLIDTWPANVEKIKADGITVKTMEEEFNVKSTALHLGELSAANKSFDIVFLAFKSFDTAWASKFIEPYLAPGGYVVSAQNGINEESIATVLGWTRVVGLVITLGAAIYEPGRPQRTSPWTDRTAFTMGEPSGLVSPRLEKLCKVMGTVGLSKTTTNLWGERWGKLSVNAMGNSLAGMGGLKTAEVYQNPVPRKLTIRVAHELTQVATALGVSVGPIGGIAAARFTEAMQDGAKMEALEGEMVERSKALGIGRPSMAQDLMKRRKTEIDFLNGHIVTKGREIGIATPVNEQVVATLKRVERGEITQSIENVRGVRY, encoded by the coding sequence ATAGATAACACCCGTATCGGCGTTCTCGGCGTCGGCGCAATCGGCGGCCTCATCGGCGGCAGCCTCGCACGCGCGGGCTACGACGTGACGCTCATCGACACCTGGCCCGCGAACGTCGAGAAGATCAAGGCGGACGGCATCACCGTCAAGACGATGGAGGAGGAGTTCAACGTCAAGTCGACCGCCCTCCACCTGGGGGAGCTCTCGGCGGCAAACAAGTCCTTCGACATCGTCTTCCTCGCCTTCAAGTCGTTCGACACCGCGTGGGCCTCGAAGTTCATCGAGCCCTACCTCGCGCCCGGCGGCTACGTCGTCTCGGCCCAGAACGGCATCAACGAGGAATCCATCGCCACGGTCCTCGGCTGGACGCGCGTCGTCGGCCTGGTGATCACCCTTGGCGCAGCAATATACGAGCCCGGCAGGCCGCAGCGCACGAGCCCATGGACCGACCGCACTGCCTTCACGATGGGCGAGCCGAGCGGACTCGTGTCGCCGCGCCTTGAGAAGCTCTGCAAGGTCATGGGCACCGTCGGGCTGTCCAAGACGACGACCAACCTCTGGGGCGAGCGCTGGGGCAAGCTGTCCGTCAACGCAATGGGCAACTCCCTCGCCGGCATGGGCGGCCTCAAGACCGCCGAGGTCTACCAGAACCCCGTCCCGCGCAAGCTCACCATCCGCGTCGCGCACGAGCTCACCCAGGTTGCCACGGCGCTCGGCGTGAGCGTCGGCCCCATCGGCGGCATCGCCGCCGCGCGCTTCACGGAGGCGATGCAGGACGGCGCAAAGATGGAAGCGCTTGAAGGTGAGATGGTAGAGCGCAGCAAGGCGCTCGGGATCGGCCGCCCCTCCATGGCCCAGGACCTGATGAAACGCCGCAAAACGGAGATAGACTTCCTCAACGGTCATATCGTGACCAAGGGCCGCGAGATCGGCATCGCAACACCCGTCAACGAGCAGGTGGTGGCCACACTGAAGCGCGTAGAGCGCGGCGAGATAACGCAGTCGATAGAGAATGTGCGGGGCGTAAGGTACTAG
- a CDS encoding Mrp/NBP35 family ATP-binding protein → MVVGKYKASRPGTKDAMTQEHGHEGHSHEGHAHAAPRQVGQQQAGPQSAQAAQARAKIEQMKRTWEQKRNIANSLGRIKYKIGVYSGKGGVGKTTVACNLAVTLAQEGARVGILDVDIDCPNVVRAMKVSEPPLVTEDKKLMPPERYGVRVMSMGFFQQKEEEAIIWRGPMIHNAISQLLQSTDWGDLDYLLIDLPPGTSDAPLTIMQSLTMDGFVIVATPQELARIDAMRSINMIKTLKINVLGIVENFSGEMFGSGGGEDLAVEMGLPFLGRLEMRKEYRDTSKPATVTSRQVFKEYQHVVEQLKAQLSKLEVGAAK, encoded by the coding sequence TTGGTCGTTGGCAAATACAAGGCCAGCAGGCCGGGCACGAAGGACGCGATGACACAGGAACACGGACACGAAGGTCACTCTCACGAGGGCCATGCCCATGCCGCGCCGAGGCAGGTAGGGCAGCAGCAGGCCGGGCCGCAATCGGCCCAGGCGGCGCAGGCCCGCGCCAAGATCGAGCAGATGAAGCGCACCTGGGAGCAGAAGCGGAACATCGCCAACTCCCTGGGCAGAATCAAGTACAAGATAGGCGTCTACAGCGGCAAGGGCGGGGTGGGCAAGACCACCGTCGCGTGCAATTTGGCCGTCACGCTGGCCCAGGAGGGCGCGCGAGTCGGCATCCTGGATGTCGATATCGACTGCCCCAACGTGGTGCGGGCGATGAAGGTGTCCGAGCCGCCGCTGGTGACCGAGGACAAAAAGCTCATGCCCCCGGAGCGCTACGGCGTGCGCGTGATGTCCATGGGCTTCTTCCAGCAGAAGGAAGAAGAGGCGATCATCTGGCGCGGGCCGATGATCCACAACGCCATCAGCCAGCTCCTGCAGTCGACCGACTGGGGCGACCTGGATTACTTGCTCATCGACCTCCCTCCGGGCACCTCCGACGCGCCGCTGACCATCATGCAGTCGCTGACGATGGACGGCTTCGTGATCGTCGCTACGCCGCAGGAGCTCGCCAGGATCGACGCCATGCGTTCGATTAACATGATCAAGACGCTGAAGATTAATGTTCTGGGCATTGTTGAGAACTTCTCAGGCGAGATGTTCGGCTCCGGCGGAGGTGAGGACCTTGCCGTGGAGATGGGCCTGCCGTTCCTGGGCAGGCTGGAGATGCGCAAGGAGTACCGAGACACCTCCAAGCCGGCCACTGTGACCAGCAGGCAGGTGTTCAAGGAGTACCAGCACGTTGTGGAGCAGCTAAAGGCACAACTGTCGAAGCTGGAAGTCGGCGCGGCAAAGTAG
- a CDS encoding metal-sulfur cluster assembly factor, with protein MTQAATITREDVLQALKDVFDPEIPVNVVDLGLVYGCEVDEGNVKVKMTLTFAGCGMGPYIAQQAEWRIAELEGVEDVEVEMVYDPPWTPEMITEDGKAILGLD; from the coding sequence ATGACGCAGGCGGCAACGATCACACGGGAGGACGTTCTCCAGGCGCTCAAGGACGTTTTCGACCCCGAGATACCGGTCAATGTGGTTGACCTTGGGCTTGTCTATGGTTGCGAGGTTGACGAGGGCAACGTGAAGGTCAAGATGACGCTCACGTTCGCGGGCTGCGGCATGGGTCCGTATATCGCCCAGCAGGCGGAGTGGCGCATCGCGGAGCTGGAGGGCGTGGAAGACGTTGAGGTTGAGATGGTCTACGACCCGCCGTGGACGCCGGAGATGATCACAGAAGACGGCAAGGCAATCCTGGGGCTGGACTAG
- a CDS encoding MFS transporter, translated as MTQAAIDKPTSLTSEYDRPERKRGARIMFIEVIPGAITLAVFQNLLAPFAVWLGASTFQMGVYSGAVELTCASAQLRAAHFVKWCGGRKRMLMTIILLGALPFLLLAAVPWLPAEYRVWTMIALSALGVALFLLGDGPWGSWISDMVPAFRRGKYLGMRGSLATLVAVGVGVGAAFSLDILGDAAVWGFVMAFVVATAARLISAAMFTQVVDPRPGMRLKPAVSLYGQFAKMGQSVLGRYNLFILIFHIGMGSSVPFIAVYMLRDLEVSYTVFVGLGVIMNIAVMAAMPLFGRIADRKGNLHVLWLSTPGMATWPLVFLVSGNIWFLLVMFIQVGIFTAAWNLATFNFVLEQSDLEERPAALGSFRAMASLGTFIGAVGGGIIASRLPEIFEFQVLTLLLIAGLFRGLAVAVFLPRVMGRPVHLTAPT; from the coding sequence ATGACACAAGCTGCAATAGACAAGCCGACTTCACTGACATCCGAGTACGACCGCCCCGAACGGAAGCGCGGCGCGCGGATCATGTTCATAGAGGTCATCCCCGGGGCGATAACCCTCGCGGTCTTCCAGAACCTGCTCGCACCGTTTGCCGTATGGCTTGGGGCCAGCACCTTCCAGATGGGCGTGTACAGCGGGGCGGTGGAGCTCACGTGCGCCTCCGCGCAGCTCAGGGCCGCGCACTTCGTGAAGTGGTGCGGCGGGCGCAAGCGCATGCTCATGACGATCATCCTGCTTGGCGCGCTGCCGTTCTTGCTCCTGGCGGCGGTGCCGTGGCTACCGGCCGAATACAGAGTATGGACGATGATAGCGCTGAGCGCGCTCGGCGTCGCGCTCTTCCTGCTGGGCGACGGGCCATGGGGGAGCTGGATATCCGACATGGTGCCCGCGTTCCGCCGGGGCAAGTACCTGGGGATGCGAGGGTCGTTGGCGACACTGGTCGCGGTTGGGGTCGGCGTGGGCGCTGCATTCTCACTGGACATCCTGGGCGACGCGGCGGTATGGGGCTTCGTGATGGCGTTTGTGGTGGCTACCGCCGCGAGGCTTATCTCCGCCGCCATGTTCACGCAGGTGGTGGACCCGCGGCCCGGGATGCGGCTCAAGCCCGCCGTGTCTCTCTACGGCCAGTTTGCGAAGATGGGACAGAGCGTGCTCGGGAGGTACAACCTCTTCATTCTCATCTTCCACATAGGGATGGGTTCGAGCGTGCCGTTCATAGCCGTGTACATGCTGCGCGATCTGGAGGTCAGCTACACGGTGTTCGTGGGGCTGGGCGTGATCATGAACATCGCCGTCATGGCGGCGATGCCGCTCTTCGGCAGGATCGCGGACAGGAAGGGCAACCTCCACGTGCTGTGGCTGTCCACGCCGGGAATGGCAACGTGGCCACTCGTATTCCTAGTCTCCGGCAACATCTGGTTCCTGCTTGTAATGTTTATTCAGGTGGGGATATTCACGGCCGCATGGAACCTGGCTACCTTCAACTTCGTGCTGGAGCAGTCCGACCTCGAGGAGCGGCCGGCGGCCCTCGGCTCCTTCAGGGCGATGGCGTCCCTGGGTACGTTCATCGGGGCGGTCGGCGGAGGCATCATTGCCTCCCGCCTGCCTGAGATATTCGAGTTCCAGGTGCTCACGCTTCTGCTCATTGCGGGGCTGTTCAGGGGGCTGGCCGTTGCCGTCTTCCTGCCGCGCGTGATGGGCCGCCCGGTTCATTTGACTGCCCCTACCTGA
- a CDS encoding MFS transporter — MTTVATDVQPSVFSEYERPERKRGARLMLVESNFGCVPEAVQSNLLAAFAIRLGASTFQVGILSAVVNMFIAASLMFAARLVGLMGGRKRMLLATMAVGALPWVFISLVPLLPEGARVWALIPIGGVAVALFVVADPVWGSWMSDLVPVHRRGRYLGLRMSMVSVTTMAVGLCGAFVLDLLHDAVLWGFVAAFSVAAAARLVSLAFYWRIVDPRPELKLQPGPMPWKMFYGLRSSLLGRYNIFLLWYHIGIGFGTPFFSVYLLRDLDLKYTVFVALNMVQFVTMALTLPWWGKVCDRRGNMFVLVVTGITNGLWPLVHLVSPNLWYLTTAYAIVGAVTAGWAIVLYNFVLEHSEEGARPSAVGYARSMMAAGLFIGAIIGGVIASRVPGIFGYSLLTMFAVSAVIRTASVFAVLQFVRGTSGRSFRASLVDLFRAAPAKPARQKTE, encoded by the coding sequence GTGACGACAGTAGCGACCGATGTACAACCGAGCGTTTTTTCCGAGTACGAGCGGCCGGAGAGGAAGCGCGGCGCTCGGCTGATGCTTGTCGAGTCGAATTTCGGCTGCGTGCCGGAGGCGGTCCAGTCGAACCTCCTGGCTGCGTTCGCCATCAGGCTCGGCGCCTCCACCTTCCAGGTCGGCATTCTGAGCGCGGTTGTGAATATGTTCATTGCCGCCTCGCTTATGTTCGCTGCCAGGCTCGTGGGCCTGATGGGCGGGCGCAAGCGGATGCTTCTGGCGACGATGGCTGTGGGCGCGCTGCCATGGGTCTTCATCTCACTCGTTCCGCTCCTTCCTGAAGGCGCGAGGGTGTGGGCGCTTATCCCGATAGGTGGCGTCGCCGTGGCGCTCTTCGTCGTGGCTGACCCTGTCTGGGGAAGCTGGATGTCCGATCTTGTGCCGGTGCACCGGCGAGGCCGCTACCTGGGCCTGCGGATGTCCATGGTAAGCGTGACGACGATGGCTGTGGGACTCTGCGGGGCGTTTGTCCTTGACCTGCTGCACGACGCGGTGCTGTGGGGGTTCGTTGCGGCGTTCAGCGTAGCTGCGGCTGCCAGGCTGGTTTCCCTTGCGTTCTACTGGCGGATTGTGGACCCGAGGCCTGAGCTCAAGCTGCAGCCGGGACCAATGCCGTGGAAGATGTTCTACGGTCTCCGGAGCAGCCTTTTGGGAAGGTACAACATCTTTCTTTTGTGGTACCACATCGGCATTGGTTTCGGGACGCCGTTCTTCAGCGTGTACCTGCTGCGCGATCTCGACTTGAAGTACACGGTCTTCGTGGCCCTGAACATGGTGCAGTTCGTCACTATGGCGCTCACGCTGCCCTGGTGGGGAAAGGTCTGCGACCGGCGCGGGAACATGTTTGTGCTGGTTGTCACGGGCATAACCAACGGTCTCTGGCCGCTGGTGCACCTGGTTTCGCCCAACCTCTGGTACCTGACGACAGCGTACGCAATCGTGGGGGCGGTCACCGCGGGATGGGCGATAGTGCTCTACAACTTCGTGCTGGAGCACTCTGAGGAGGGCGCGCGGCCGTCCGCCGTCGGGTATGCCCGGAGCATGATGGCAGCCGGTCTGTTCATCGGCGCAATCATCGGCGGGGTCATCGCGTCCAGGGTGCCTGGCATCTTCGGCTACTCTCTTCTAACGATGTTCGCAGTCAGCGCCGTGATAAGAACGGCCTCCGTCTTCGCAGTTCTGCAGTTCGTCCGCGGGACGAGCGGGAGATCGTTCCGTGCTTCACTAGTGGACCTGTTCAGGGCGGCCCCGGCTAAGCCGGCGCGGCAAAAGACCGAATAA